The following DNA comes from Nicotiana sylvestris chromosome 10, ASM39365v2, whole genome shotgun sequence.
atattatctgggtcccctaaattgattgcttttgtatcactcaggttaggcttgggtttttcttcaaaatggcttaactctttactaatctcttcaaaggcctcatcctcatcatattccgattcatcactcacactctatttcttgaattactattttagaattagattggcttttaagactgggccggagattcctcatgcatgtcatgtcattgaaactagcataaaaagaactgtacaaggaagaaaagaaaaacaaaaataatactatcaggaaggaagaaaaaaggaaattgcatttcagtgaaattaaagataacaaggtttatacatccaaacggatggaacatagaatctgaattacaatcctggaataatccagataaactgaaagaaaatcaaagcaaattaccaaaactccctccgagtaggaagaggagtagcttcccaattgttaatctttgcactaggcCCAACAAACTACACATCCGCTTTactcgaaccctctccagcttccaacatgttcacatcggcgaataacTTCTCGAACTTTTCAATCAACTCTTTATCAGGATCAACCATAAAACTGGGAACTGTTGTTACTGGGTGTTTCTTGgtgccaggcctgacaaatgatctggaaagacacgggatgggctttgggaggacccatgccctctgtttcaactttcttgctctttttatgtccgcaactatgggcttgaatcccaaaccaaatgtatccaagtttttgggaagagacaccggctgtacgataccttgtacagatgcacccaaacctttgcccggtacaaaaccatttttcaacatttaacggctaccatgactgatgcaacaGCTACCCTtagagttggaacgcacttcccttctggaattttctctactgataCCGTgtaaaaacctgataaacccatggccccttgtcatcttcaaactctatgaacggaacaatggcatcactgggaacacccaaattatcttcgccgtgcacaacaatttcctatctatctcactcaaacttgaccatttgatgcagagtagacgggactgctttggcagcatgaatccagggtcgacccaacagcagattgtaagaaacagccacatcgagcacctagaactccatggtaaattcaactggccctattgtaagctccaacactatgtccccgactgaatctttccctccaccatcgaatccccgaacacagatattgttcttgtgaattctttcatcatccaccttcaacttgttcagagtggaaagagggaaaatgttcgcactagaaccattgtcgaccagtacccgagtaaccatagAATCTTCGTATTTCACCGTAAGATAGAGGTCTCTATTGttctcagtaccctccacgggtaactcatcatcagaaaaagtgactccgtttacctcaaatatcttgttggctatcttttccaaatggtttactaagattttgtcaggaacgtgggcctcattcaggatcttcatcaaagcccgacggtgctcgtctgaatggatcaataatgataatagtgaaatctgagctggtgttttcctcaactgctccacaaaggaatagtcctgcactttcatatttctcaagaattcctctgcttcttcctcggtcacagctttcttcaccaacattGGGTTATCcttggagatcttagcttttctcaactcttcgggggcaaaacatctccccgatcgagtgaaaccatgggtctcacaaacttcttctctgacatctttccccttgtaagtcactgtcactcgttcataattccatgggactgccttgctgttgactatcgataATTGAGTTACCAGCTTGATAATGACAAGATTTGTGtgagcaccctccacaattaccacagacttgttcgccactcctggcacaaccactttcgctctttcatgtttcactgcaacgtcacttgaggaccccttcttgaccaccacagatggttcactatttgccccgttcaacttgatcacagacttatCACTTGTTGGCATTTCAACCGGCCTGACTttactggaccgaatcatcatgacggtctgtgaaggcttcttaggctccccttccCTATgaactatctcgatcatatttgtctcatgatgggccggcaatggattctggttgatattgggcgtCTCCGGAGCTGGActtcaatccgattagtatcaatgagctcttgaatagttgttttcaattgccagcatttctctgtgtcgtgccccggagcaccagaacaatattcacaattCACAGAATGATCAAGATTCCTTGGGAGATGATTTGGCAGTTTTTGCTtgatcggactcagcatacctAACTGTCGCAatctgtggaacaaactggtataagattctcctaatggagtgaaggttttcttcttatGCAACCTCTCGTTCTTGAATGCTTGGTTGGGTCGGAAACTTGATCCAGTAGGGTTTCGATAGGCTTttgagggtggataggcattttgtggagctgggtatgtattttgtggggctggcgcatgccattgtgcgtgagcctgaggttggctgtatgtttggacatggtggacagaaaaatgagaGTCTGGTAGTGGGTAATAGTGTTGAGGTGGATTATACGGGGTATAAGGGTAGGTTTGATGGTGGGGACAAGGTTGATAATAAAGGTGAGGTGAACTCCTAGGCTCGAACCAAGCTCCTGACTCAACTGTTACGGCATcctcttttttattctttccaATCGttcccccagtaccgttttgaatggcatgggtggttgccttaatagctgagtaactcatgattttgttggacttgagcccttcttctaccatggcccccattttcaccacttcgttgaaggacttgcctatagccAATACTAGATGACTGAAATAAGTGGGCTCTAAGGCCTGCAGGAAATAatctaccatttcactttctttcatcggagggtcaacccgcgctgcttgctctctccaacggaaaccatactctctgaaactttcactgtgctttttctcaagttttgtcaaGGATAGTCGTTCCGGAATGATTTCgggattgtactggaaatgaccagcaaatgcctgggctagatcatcccatgtgtaccatctttcGTGATCTTgccgggtataccattccaacaCTAAACCACTAAGACTATGactaaaatatgccattagcaattcatctttccctccagctcccctcattttgctacaaaacccTCTCAATTGCGCTACtggatcaccatgcccatcgtacaaatcaaacttgggcatcttaaaccctgccgacAATTGCACATCTAGAAACAAACATaggtctttgtaggccacacttacttgacctcccaacccccgcatgtctctgaattaCTGTTccaagcttttaactttcctgaacatctcctcgttttcgggatttttagatggtttttcgATTTCCACAGGAAGATCAAAACGAGgggtgtaggaatagggttctggAGCCTTGAAGGTGGGCTTcagggggtaatactggttgtcgtgagtctggagaggctcactggaggatcggcGCAATGTagcaggtgggggtgccacaaaaacaagagtgactggtggaggacggtacgggacttgtttgggtggtagagcttgtgatgtatgggaggTGTGCCATGGAATTTTTGGTATAGGGGAAGtccggagatgagttcacagtgggaggttcctggggttgagccaatggcgggataaaAGCAGGATTAGCGGGGTAAGTTGGTGGTGGTTGCCCttttgcccaggcttggtacatttcggccatctgttgcttcaacttatacatctcttctttcatctaATTAATATCCAACTCTTCCACCTCTCTTGAAGGATCAATGACACTCGCATCAAGTTCCTGATTGGCCATGATCACTTTGTTTTTGGAATgggtgttgtatgggtgagttgccagaataccacacaaactaaccacctacctgttACTTGATGACAACAGCAAACTTGTTAGAGATCAgggtttaacagataggcaatcacACATTTGGGtgatgaatgcacctaaacagttaaatgtttctattatgcatttgatcggttgcttgtgtcaccccgacttttccttatttctatttgcaacttccctttttctctttttttttctttcatgccTTTCCATGCttgatttctctttttttttatcctTTCATTTCTCTCTTtggttttgccattgtttcctccccatggtttcttatttttttattattctttttctttgtctttcctatctttttctcttgttttctctcttttttttcttttggttatggtcaaatcccatggagattgcctacgtatcatgatcccgcatgaatcagaccgagcgtagttcttggggataagtgtaaaaataataGAACATTtgtgggattttcaaattttcataaaaagtaaatgctttgattacaatgactcaaaaaactaacagactcaatAAGAAACTAATAGACTCTGGTGAAAGAcaaaatacaaactcaaaaacaaactaaCATACTCCAACAGAAAGAAACTACCAACTCGAAAATAAACTAACAGAGTTCGACAGAAAGAAACTACCAACTCGAAAATAAACTGATAGACTTcgacagaaagaaaatacagactcaaatcacgaatacatcagtgcctcaactgctcctgggacccgcgggacatcattcggtctcgccatggGCCGACGTGCTAAATACCCTTGGATGTGGTAGATATCTTCCATTATCTATTGACAAAGGTCATCACAGTGGCaaagaacatggatctagtcatatcctcacagctactgcacttcattgcgaTGTAGTTGGTGATTCTTCTGACCCTCTCTCTTACgacacccttttcttgcaacaaatgcccaatctgctgggccctggcttccaaagtttgttcggctacaTGATTCtattcttgaagttgttgcaaatctctttCTAACTATGCCATTGTTGCGTAACAGTGTTCCctttctgccttaaagtctttTGCCTACTTGACCATTTTTTCTCAAAGAtggtgacccttttcttcaaccccacaacctcattgtcatatttctcgTTTAATTGCCTAACCAAGCACTCTCGTTCCTCCGCATTTTTGGCCAGCTTTGTTTGAGCC
Coding sequences within:
- the LOC138879646 gene encoding uncharacterized protein, with translation MRGLGGQVSVAYKDLCLFLDVQLSAGFKMPKFDLYDGHGDPVAQLRGFCSKMRGAGGKDELLMAYFSHSLSGLVLEWYTRQDHERWYTWDDLAQAFAGHFQYNPEIIPERLSLTKLEKKHSESFREYGFRWREQAARVDPPMKESEMVDYFLQALEPTYFSHLVLAIGKSFNEVVKMGAMVEEGLKSNKIMSYSAIKATTHAIQNGTGGTIGKNKKEDAVTVESGAWFEPRSSPHLYYQPCPHHQTYPYTPYNPPQHYYPLPDSHFSVHHVQTYSQPQAHAQWHAPAPQNTYPAPQNAYPPSKAYRNPTGSSFRPNQAFKNERLHKKKTFTPLGESYTSLFHRLRQLGMLSPIKQKLPNHLPRNLDHSVNCEYCSGAPGHDTEKCWQLKTTIQELIDTNRIEVQLRRRPISTRIHCRPIMRQI